The Gammaproteobacteria bacterium sequence GAATGTGATGAGATGTTTAACAAATCCCTGATTGCTTACGTCGAACTCAGGTTAATTAGGATACATCCTGAGACAATTAGTGTCTGGCTGAGAACTTCGATTTCACGCTTTACAACCCCCCGACTTGTGAAATCAAGGCAGTTTGCGGCCAGGCAACTAAATAACTCAAGTTGCCACCTAGTGTGCTTTTTCCTCTCGCTTCGGGAGAGGGGCTTTTTCCTTTCTCACAGCATAATTGGCAACTTGGGCTGAATATTAGTTCAGCGCCAACACATTCTGCATATCGTAAAGTCCAGGTGATTGCCCTGCCACCCAAACGGCGGCACGCATTGCACCCGTAGCAAAAGTTGTGCGACTGGCCGCACGATGGGTGATTTCAACACGTTCACCCGCCCCAGCAAACATTACGGTATGCTCACCGACAATATCGCCGCCTCGGATGGTAGAAAATCCGATAGTGGCGCGTTCACGAATCCCGGTTAAGCCTTCACGACCATAAACAGCGCACTGCTTTAGATCTCGATCCAAAGCTGTGGCGATCACCTCTCCCATACGTAGGGCGGTCCCCGAAGGGGCATCCACTTTTAGGCGGTGGTGGGCCTCAATAATTTCTATGTCAACCTCATTCCCCAAGACGCGGGCCGCCAGCTCCAAAAGCTTGAAGCAGAGATTAACCCCTACGCTCATGTTAGGGGATAGGATTATGGGGATCTCTCGTGCTGATGTAGCAATTATGGCCTTCTGATCGGCATCAAAACCGGTGGTGCCAATAACCATTGCTCGACCTGCAGAACGGCAAATCGCTAAGGCCTCGAGACTAGGTCCCGGGCGAGTAAAATCGACCAGGACATCGAAATTTGAAGCGGCCGCCACCAGACTATCCGTGACCAAAACGCCCAATGCCTCTCCGCCCGCAAGAATACCGGCATCCTGACCCACTGAGTCATGACCCGGAGATTCTAGGGCAACAGCTAATAGGACATCGGGAACCTTACGACTGGCTTCAATCAAGATCCGCCCCATACGACCAGCGGCCCCATGAATGGCAATGCGTATCACACTCATCTCCTTCATCAGAGGATAGGTGTTCGGTCATCACAACCGTCACCTTCCCAAATTTTGTCTGCGAAAGTTTTGTAACTCTCTCGCTACCGAATGGATGCGACCCGAGTTAGGCATCAATGACCCGAAAAGGCAATGAGTTAGCGCCGCGTAGCGCTAACTCATTGCCTTTACAAGTTACCACGGCTTGATTGAGTGGGGTGCCGGTTAATTTATTCTGCTTCAAAATTAATCTTTTCATTAAGTTTATCTTCAATACGTTTCTTATAAGAAAGAAAATCAACCATCTGTATCGTATTGGGTGCCCGATTATTAAGCAATGCTGGCGGCAGATCGATACCGGTAATATAAATTGGATAATTCATTCCCCTGCGCCGTTGCGCCAGGATATGGTTGGCAACTTCCTGGAACAGGTTATTACCATATCGATACGAAGAAAACTCACGATCATCGCAATAAAAAGTATGGCTATTTTCCTCGGCATTACTGGTTACTCTCACCTTAAAATAGCTTTTCTGCTGCCCCTGACGTAAACTGGTTTTACTGGAAACAGCGAAACTACCATTCTCATTTCGAATCTTGTAAAACATTACCCCAATCCGCGGCAACCCGCTAGATTCGGTTCGGGAATAGATTGAGCGTTCTCCAAGGGTCACTTCAAAGAACTCCTCAAAGTGATTCACCAATACATCATCATCGTAAAACGGGGCTCGTTGATAGTACAGAGAACCATTTTCATCCAACACGTAGATATTTACGTTCTTTCCTACCACCTGATAAAATAACTGTATCGTATTCGCCTGGTTAATTCTATAAATCAGCGGTAGGGGAGTATCTACCAACGCGCATTGATCAATATGGAGACAGGCAAACTGTGGGTTCGGTTCCGCCAATAATCGCTGAATTTCGGCAAAGGATTCTTTGTAGATATAACGTAGGGCACCACCTTCTATATATAACAGATAATACAAATTTCCACAGACCAACAAATAACGCAGCGTTTGGGTAGTACGGTCTCCCAAAAAGAATTCATGTGCCTCCATATAGAGGTCTTCAATGCGCCGCACCAGCGAGAGCGCATAGCTTGAGGAAAAGCTATAGATTTTCGGCAATGGCGGGGGAGGTACCCCCTCACTGGATACATTCCAATACAGATATTGGCACAGGCTCTCAACCAGGCCATGTACCCCCGTGTATGAGAAATTCAATACCTCCTGCCAACTTGTCAACAAAAGCAGATCAAGGGTACCCGCGAGATTGAGTCCAGCATTGCCATAACTTAGCACATCACCACGATTACTAATCAGATCGCTGCCCGCACGGTTATAACGCCCCATGGGGTCGATCCCAATATTGACAAACAACGTCGCCCCCACAATCTGCGGCGGTTTATTAAGATATTCAGTTTCCAGGGGCGGCAATTTTGCATTGGGCGAAAATTCCCGTAGGCAGCGAATGACGGCATTTATCTCTTTCATGTCCAGAATAGTATTGCGCGCCTGTAACGCGATCATGGTATTCTGGCCAATGATTTTATTAAAATATCCCCAGGCCAACAGCGTCATTACGCTTAATGACTGTTTAATCGGTTCCTTCTTTTGTGCCGCACCAATCTTATTGGGGGCGCTATTGAGTAACAACCAACCTTCCTTACCTTCCTGATCGGAAAGTTTCTGGATGGTAATATGAGTTTCCGTTAAATCTTTCACGATACCGCGATAGACAATATCAATCTTCTCGGGTTTCCGTTCAAAGGCCGCATACAATTTCCGCCCAAGAATGTTGAGGTCGTTCTGGCTGATACTCAAGAGTTGGGCATGTTCACGTCCAAAATTGGACAAGAGTCGGTAGCTATTGGTCAGTTCCTCGATCAAGATTTTCCGTTCTTTTAATACTTGTCCAATTTTCCAGGTATCGTGCGCATCGATCAGCGCCAGTTGATTCTTATCCCACTCCCAGGCAGTTATCAGCGACTCCATCAATTCACGCCGCCAGCTAACGGTGCGGGCGGCCCCTTCCGTGCTAAGCGCGATATTGATCTTCAGATAGAAACAACGACGGACCAGGTCCAGACGCAATGGCTCGTTGCGTCGGTTTAAGTATTCCTCAAGTTTATTGATCAACATTATGTAGGGGTCAAGCTGATCTAGCCCAGTGATTCCAATATAGACCGCCTTTTTGTAGCGTAGGCAGAGCAGATCGATGTTGGGGTATTCCTTTGCATAGATCTCCATCAACAGAATTTTGAGCACCGATTTATAGGGAGAATCAATCCCCTTGTAGACCTGCCAAAGACCGGCGCCAAAGAATTCAGCGGCTGGAATATCCGGCAATCCGCCAAAGTCGATGATATCGTCGCTCGCGATAAAACGCTTATCAATCAGCGAGCGGAGACAATTATCGTAGTCGTGTTCATATTCAGGAGGGATCAACCACCATGCAGGATAACGTCCCGCTACATATAGACCGGTACGATAGAATTCTTCCAGCAATAGATGGTGTTGTGCCGTACCGCTACTCTCGCTATCGACATCGCCACATTGCCCGGCCTTGAATTTATCCGCATCCATCAAGAAGAAATGAACTTCTAGTTCACGCGTTAGTGCCCATTCCTCGATAGCGGTTCCCTTCTTACCAAGCTCTGCCAACTCCGGGGCGCTGAGATTTGGGTTGTGGCACAACCAAATATCCAGGTCGCTCTTTTCCGAGTGGGCCACGGTACCCACACTACCCATAATAAAGATAGAGTAGACCGCATAACTCGGTAGAAGCTGACGACCGAACCCTGAGATATTCGCAAACCGTCGTGCGGCTTTGATGCTTTCTTGGGTTGGTTGATAATCCGAGATACCACATGGCGTTGCCTTGGAGATATAACCTGGCAACATCGGATGATTGACATGAAATAACAACGGCAACAGATCGATAAAATCCTTTTGGCGCTGACGTAGCGAATCCTGAGTACGATGGAGGCGCTCTTGGTTGATACGCAAGAAACGCTTCTTGATGATTGTTAGATCCCGCTGATCATCTAATGGCGCGACGGGAGGCGTACCACTGTACTGCGTTTTCTTATCGGACGCAGAAGCAGTATTTGTCAAGACGCTAAATGCCATTCACTATCATCCTCAATAAACATAGCCAAAATAGGAATAACCACCATCAAATAAGGTTATATGTCTGGAACACCACCCACGATCGGTGGTTTTCGGTCGCAAGGCAACGATCAATCACCGGGAGAAGAGACGCCTTCGCCACGAGGGGAACGTCCTTTTCCACCTTCCGATCGTAATGGAGAACGAGAGGAGTCATCAGAAGCAGACGGAAGAGTCCCTGGAGTAGGTCGAGGGGCAGGTAATTCGCGCACAGGTCTACCGCCACCACTGTCTGGGTTCATGCGCGGGGCAGGCGACGGACGTTCCACCGGCTGGGGAGCCTCCTGGAGAGGCCGAACAATGGGAGGCTGACGACGCGGTAACTCGTTGCCTTCTCGCTGATGATCTACGTTTGGGTCACGCGACGGATTGCCCCAACGTTGTGCACGCTGCTGCGGATTCTCAGCATCGATCGGGGAGGTAGGGGAGGCACGACGTGGCCTTTCGGCACGATTGTCGCGATCTGCGCCCTCCACGACATCTGACGGGCGATCCTGACGCTGAGGGCGCTGCTGCGGCTTCTCTGAATCGAATGGGAAGGAGGACTCACGATGCGGCCGATCAGCACGATCGCCTCGATCTACATCCTCCGAGGGGCGGTCGCGGTGCTGAGGACGCTGCTGCGGCTTTTCCGAATCGAATGAGAAGGTGGGAGACTCACGACGTGGCTGGTCAGTCCGATCGCCTCGATCTACATCCTCCGAGGTGCGGTCGCGATGCTGGAGACGCTGCTGCGACTTCTCCGAATCAAATGGGAAGGTGGGGGACTCACGACGTGGCTGGTCAGTCCGATCGACTCGATCTGCATCCTCCGAGGGGCGGTCGCGATGCTGAGGACGCTGCTGCGACTTCTCCGAATCAAATGGGAAGGTGGGGGACTCACGACGTGGCCGATCAGCACGATCGCCTCGATCTGCATCCTCCGAGGGGCGGTCGCGGTGCCGAGGACGTTGCTGTGGATTTTCCGAATCGGACGGGAAGACGAAGATTTCATGATGCTGTCTATCACTACGACCGTCTCGGTCGAGATCCCCCGACCAGCGATCGCGGTTCCGAGAATGCCGGCGCGAATCTCGTTCGTCGTCGGACCATTCTCGGCGCGGTGACATGCGATTCCAACCATAACGCTTTTCCAAATCGGGGTCTTGGTAACGAGTACCATGGCGATGGGCAGGATCATGCCACCACTTCACCGGGCCGCTCACCTCGTGAGGATATCGGTGACGGTCCGAACGATGGTCGACAATAATCTGGCGATTATTCCAGTCGAATTGGCTGAAGAGAATGGCACCCACTACCGCCCCTATCCCGAAGGTGAGTAGGTCGGAATTCGTATCGTAACCAGATGATTTATGGTGGGGATACGTTTCTTTAGCGTAGAGGTTGGGATAGTAAACCGTTGGATAGTGCCAATCGTCGCCAAAAACCAGGGTAGGGTTATAGTTCGGCACATAGACGGTGTCGGGTCGGGTCGGTTGGATGTCGATCACCCTCCCCCTTACCCTCACCTCCTGATTGGGGGTGCTCTCCAAATAGCCGGCAGCCCGTGCCCGAGCGCGCATACGTTGGATCGCATCCATAACTTCATCTTGCTGACCCAAAAAGGCATTACCTAAGTCTTCCACCCATTCTGGCTCCCCCCCCATGCGCGCGAGCAACCCCGGAAAAGCAACCAGAGACTTAACACTAGGGTCCCAAGACTCATCCTCCAAGGCGTCTTGTAGCTCTTCTCCTGACAGATTCTGATACCGCCGCGCCCAACGCGCCGCCTGGGTAACCTCGGAGGGATAGGTAGCCGCCATCAACACCTGAGCCAACAGGGCATTTGGATAGAGGGCGATGGGCGCCACTAGCTGTTCAATCCGATCTTCAGGGAAACGTCGATCATCCCTCTCGGGGGCGGCACCAGCAGTAGCCAGCAAAACGACGCTCACCAAAAGAGAAAACCAAACCGTTTGGATGATCTTAATCACGATGGTTTCAGCCTGGGGGTGTAAAGATCGCTAATGTTATCGGAAAATTAGCGATTTATACCCATTCATTAAATAAGTATATTGCAAAGCTAAACGTAACAATCCAGCCTTATTCGTTAGGCATTTACGAGGGTGCGTAGGTGAGGCATCAAATCGCTGGCGAGCATCCCTCGTTCTCCTGCTGTAGCAGCCTGTCGTGCCGCTTCAGCGTGGAGACAAACGCCAAGACGAGCGGCTTCAGAGGCTGGAACACCTTGAGCCAACAACCCCCCTAGCAATCCTGCCAACACATCACCCATCCCGCCACTAGCCATCCCTGGATTGGCGGCGGGACACAATCCTGGCACGGATCGAGCGTTACCGACCAGGGTCCCCGCTCCTTTGAGCACCCACACCCCACCATAGCGTTGCACCAAGGTTTCTAGCGCAGAACCACGGTCTGCTTGAACCTCCGTGGCAGAACAACCCAGTAGCCGTCCCGCTTCACCAGGGTGGGGGGTAAAGATCCAGTCTTCACGTAGAGGCATCTCTTGTTCGGTCGATTCCGCCAACAAGTTCAGTGCGTCGGCATCCAACACCATCGGCAACTGTGCCGCCAAGGCCGCTTCCCACAGTGGAATCGCCCACGGGGTACGAGACAAACCAGGACCTAAAACTAACACGGTTGCTCGGGTGAATAACGCGGTCAGGTCATCGCGGTCAGTTATTGCGTGAACCATGATCTCGGGACGCATCGCGGCTATCTGAGCGGCATGGTTGGGATGTGTGGCCAAGCTCACCAATCCGGCACCGGTACGAGCTGCTGCCTCTGCGGCCAAACGTCCGGCCCCCGCATAGCCAGGAGCACCGCCAATTACCAGGACATGACCAAAATCACCTTTGTGGGCCGTTCGCGACCGTGGCGACAGCCAACGTGACAGGTCGCGCAGATCCAAACATTGCGCACTGGGAATCACGGGCAAATAGACCTCGGGAGGGACGCCAAGGTCGGCAAACACTACTTGGCCACAGTATACCGGCCCTTCCCCGGTAAATAGACCCAGTTTAAGCCCGATGAAAGTGGTCGTGAGCGTAGCCCGTACTGCTATACCCAAGGGACGACCGGTATCGGAACACAGGCCAGAGGGGATATCCACGGCCAATACGGGGGCGCCGCAATCATTGATCTCTGCTATCGCTTCCCTAAAGGGACCCCGAACATCTCCCGTTAGCCCGGTACCCAGCAAGGCATCTACTACCAGTTCGGCCCCCTTCAGAACGCTGGAAACGAAAGAGATCGGTTTGATTCCGGTATCCAATAATGTCTTATGGGCCGCCAGCGCATCTCCTCGCAGCCGTGCCGCATCACCTACCTGGAAGACTCGTACCTTGAGCCCAGCCTCGTATGCCAAACGAGCGATCACATAACCATCACCAGCGTTGTTACCAACCCCACACACCACACTAAGACGATGCGCCTCGGACCACTGTGGCCGCAGAGCTCGAAAGGCCGCCTTGCCGGCCCGAGCCATGAGGGTGGCGCCTGGGATCCAAAATTCCTGGATGGCGCGGCGGTCGAGTTCCCGCACTTGGGCTGTACGGAACAATGTAGTGGGCAACGGGAGGGGAGTTTTCGTCTTCATGGATGGCGGTGTCTCACGGGTCACACAACGCGGGAACGTAGGGACGATGCGTAAGGACAGAGGTTACGAATTCGGAGGATATCCACTAATCATAAATAGCGGTTACTCTCCACATCCAGTCATGGAATATCCAGCGCACATGGATTGGGTTGTCCCCAAGGTCGCGAATACGCACAACGAAGGATCGGTAACTCTCGAAGAAGGCAAAACTCGTGTAGTGGAGGATCGAGGGATAATCTTCATCAGGACGCACGGGTACCGCACGCAACACCGCCCGAACCCAGTCTAGGGTGAGTGTATTGTCGACATTGTTGCCGGTAAGCACGGAGGCCATTTGCTGTAAGGCCTGGGTTACAGGATTTTTCATCTCTCCGGCGGATCGCTCCAAGCGGTGTTTGCGCTCGGCACGCACAGCGTCCAGGTCGACGAGGGCCACCAGGGTATTACGATCATCCTGGACCAATGCCCGGTCTAGGCGGTAGAGATGGTAGTAAGGCCAACTACCGAAGGCCAAAGCAAGCAACAACAACGGAAGCATTAAGTAGCGCATAGTATCTCCAGAAATTATTCAGAATATCGTTGATATTACCTGCCCACTCAGTTGTTGTCCATGCGCTATTGATTAAACATTGATCAAACCCCGAATTGGATCAACTTTCCGGCAGGGAATGCCGGAATGATCACCCAGGAGTTTGCTAGACAGCAATTTGAGTTAAGCAAGCCTTTGAATCATTAAGCGAACTCACAACAAACTCCGGCGAGATCCAAGATGATAGGCTACTCACTCGAGGGTAAAGTGGTAGAATGGCCCAATCGCTATTTAGTGGTGATTATCTATAGACTGCACACGAATTTGCAATCTTCGCAGGGAATTACTGAGCAAACCTCTTAGCCAATCTTTGCCATACACAACATAATTCTAAACCCTCCTCCAAAGCGAAGCTGATGTCGACCGAGACTGAACTTAAACTCTCCTTACCCGTTGAGGCACTATCACAGGTGGCTCAATTGTCGGTGGTGCGCCACCATACTCAGAGTCACGGCAGTCAAACGCACCTCACCAATACCTATTACGACACCCCCGATCAACGCCTAGCCGCCGTTGGTATCGCACTACGGGTACGGCGTATTGGTGAACGCTGGATCCAGACAGTGAAAACGGCGGGTACGACCTGTGCGGGGATGCACAGCCGCAACGAGTGGGAGTGGGAGATACCTGAACACGTACTGAGCCTCGATCTTTGCGATGCCGAGCCAGAGATTGCCGAGGCATTCGCTGACCCGACACTGCGAACCACCTTGCAACCGCTGTTTACCACCGATTTCTGGCGCACCGCTTGGCTACTCACCTTTCCTGACGGTAGCAGTATCGAGTTGGTCGCCGACCATGGCAAGGTCTCCGCCGCTGAACGCGATACCCTTATTTGTGAGCTGGAGCTGGAACTCAAGGATGGCTCTCTAGCGCGCCTCTACGAGGTCGCCCACGCCCTCGCGGAGGCACTGCCATTGCGCCTGGAAGACGCCAGCAAGGCAGCACGCGGCTACGCACTATTGGAACCTCCCGCCCCCCCCTATTCCACACAAAGCTAATCCGTTTGAGCTCCAACCGGAAAAAACAGCGGAAGAAGCCTTCCAGGCCATACTCCAACACTGCCTAGAGCATCTTCACGCCAACAGTGCAGTAGTTATTCACGGAGAGAATCCCGAGGGGATACACCAGATGCGGGTAGCAACGCGCCGCCTACGCTCCTGCCTAGAACTATTCCGTTCCCTGGTGCCACGCACGGCCAGCAGCGGTGTCGATGCCGAGATACGCTGGCTCACTGGCGAATTAGGACCAGCCCGAGATTGGGATGTATTCATCAATGAAACCCTGCTCGCCTTGGCTCGACACTTTCCCGACCACGTTGCCCTGAAGGCCCTGACCACTGCCGCCGAGCGTGTTCGTGCCCGGACTTACCAGACCGCTCAGGCCGCCGTGCGTTCCTCGCGCTATACCCGACTCCTACTCGGGATAGGCGCCTGGCATACCCGTCGTGATTGGCGCGATCTGATTGGGCCGGAACGATGCCAAAACCTCGAACACCCGGTGGAGTGGTTCGCCGCCAACCTCCTGACTCAGGGCCACACTCGTGTCCAAAAGTGGGGACAGAATTTCGCTCAGCTCACC is a genomic window containing:
- the dapB gene encoding 4-hydroxy-tetrahydrodipicolinate reductase, coding for MKEMSVIRIAIHGAAGRMGRILIEASRKVPDVLLAVALESPGHDSVGQDAGILAGGEALGVLVTDSLVAAASNFDVLVDFTRPGPSLEALAICRSAGRAMVIGTTGFDADQKAIIATSAREIPIILSPNMSVGVNLCFKLLELAARVLGNEVDIEIIEAHHRLKVDAPSGTALRMGEVIATALDRDLKQCAVYGREGLTGIRERATIGFSTIRGGDIVGEHTVMFAGAGERVEITHRAASRTTFATGAMRAAVWVAGQSPGLYDMQNVLALN
- a CDS encoding hypothetical protein (Evidence 5 : Unknown function), translated to MKQNKLTGTPLNQAVVTCKGNELALRGANSLPFRVIDA
- a CDS encoding adenylate cyclase, class 1 produces the protein MAFSVLTNTASASDKKTQYSGTPPVAPLDDQRDLTIIKKRFLRINQERLHRTQDSLRQRQKDFIDLLPLLFHVNHPMLPGYISKATPCGISDYQPTQESIKAARRFANISGFGRQLLPSYAVYSIFIMGSVGTVAHSEKSDLDIWLCHNPNLSAPELAELGKKGTAIEEWALTRELEVHFFLMDADKFKAGQCGDVDSESSGTAQHHLLLEEFYRTGLYVAGRYPAWWLIPPEYEHDYDNCLRSLIDKRFIASDDIIDFGGLPDIPAAEFFGAGLWQVYKGIDSPYKSVLKILLMEIYAKEYPNIDLLCLRYKKAVYIGITGLDQLDPYIMLINKLEEYLNRRNEPLRLDLVRRCFYLKINIALSTEGAARTVSWRRELMESLITAWEWDKNQLALIDAHDTWKIGQVLKERKILIEELTNSYRLLSNFGREHAQLLSISQNDLNILGRKLYAAFERKPEKIDIVYRGIVKDLTETHITIQKLSDQEGKEGWLLLNSAPNKIGAAQKKEPIKQSLSVMTLLAWGYFNKIIGQNTMIALQARNTILDMKEINAVIRCLREFSPNAKLPPLETEYLNKPPQIVGATLFVNIGIDPMGRYNRAGSDLISNRGDVLSYGNAGLNLAGTLDLLLLTSWQEVLNFSYTGVHGLVESLCQYLYWNVSSEGVPPPPLPKIYSFSSSYALSLVRRIEDLYMEAHEFFLGDRTTQTLRYLLVCGNLYYLLYIEGGALRYIYKESFAEIQRLLAEPNPQFACLHIDQCALVDTPLPLIYRINQANTIQLFYQVVGKNVNIYVLDENGSLYYQRAPFYDDDVLVNHFEEFFEVTLGERSIYSRTESSGLPRIGVMFYKIRNENGSFAVSSKTSLRQGQQKSYFKVRVTSNAEENSHTFYCDDREFSSYRYGNNLFQEVANHILAQRRRGMNYPIYITGIDLPPALLNNRAPNTIQMVDFLSYKKRIEDKLNEKINFEAE
- a CDS encoding putative DUF3300 domain-containing protein (Evidence 3 : Putative function from multiple computational evidences) → MIKIIQTVWFSLLVSVVLLATAGAAPERDDRRFPEDRIEQLVAPIALYPNALLAQVLMAATYPSEVTQAARWARRYQNLSGEELQDALEDESWDPSVKSLVAFPGLLARMGGEPEWVEDLGNAFLGQQDEVMDAIQRMRARARAAGYLESTPNQEVRVRGRVIDIQPTRPDTVYVPNYNPTLVFGDDWHYPTVYYPNLYAKETYPHHKSSGYDTNSDLLTFGIGAVVGAILFSQFDWNNRQIIVDHRSDRHRYPHEVSGPVKWWHDPAHRHGTRYQDPDLEKRYGWNRMSPRREWSDDERDSRRHSRNRDRWSGDLDRDGRSDRQHHEIFVFPSDSENPQQRPRHRDRPSEDADRGDRADRPRRESPTFPFDSEKSQQRPQHRDRPSEDADRVDRTDQPRRESPTFPFDSEKSQQRLQHRDRTSEDVDRGDRTDQPRRESPTFSFDSEKPQQRPQHRDRPSEDVDRGDRADRPHRESSFPFDSEKPQQRPQRQDRPSDVVEGADRDNRAERPRRASPTSPIDAENPQQRAQRWGNPSRDPNVDHQREGNELPRRQPPIVRPLQEAPQPVERPSPAPRMNPDSGGGRPVRELPAPRPTPGTLPSASDDSSRSPLRSEGGKGRSPRGEGVSSPGD
- the nnr gene encoding ADP-dependent (S)-NAD(P)H-hydrate dehydratase / NAD(P)H-hydrate epimerase — encoded protein: MKTKTPLPLPTTLFRTAQVRELDRRAIQEFWIPGATLMARAGKAAFRALRPQWSEAHRLSVVCGVGNNAGDGYVIARLAYEAGLKVRVFQVGDAARLRGDALAAHKTLLDTGIKPISFVSSVLKGAELVVDALLGTGLTGDVRGPFREAIAEINDCGAPVLAVDIPSGLCSDTGRPLGIAVRATLTTTFIGLKLGLFTGEGPVYCGQVVFADLGVPPEVYLPVIPSAQCLDLRDLSRWLSPRSRTAHKGDFGHVLVIGGAPGYAGAGRLAAEAAARTGAGLVSLATHPNHAAQIAAMRPEIMVHAITDRDDLTALFTRATVLVLGPGLSRTPWAIPLWEAALAAQLPMVLDADALNLLAESTEQEMPLREDWIFTPHPGEAGRLLGCSATEVQADRGSALETLVQRYGGVWVLKGAGTLVGNARSVPGLCPAANPGMASGGMGDVLAGLLGGLLAQGVPASEAARLGVCLHAEAARQAATAGERGMLASDLMPHLRTLVNA
- a CDS encoding conserved hypothetical protein (Evidence 4 : Unknown function but conserved in other organisms), yielding MRYLMLPLLLLALAFGSWPYYHLYRLDRALVQDDRNTLVALVDLDAVRAERKHRLERSAGEMKNPVTQALQQMASVLTGNNVDNTLTLDWVRAVLRAVPVRPDEDYPSILHYTSFAFFESYRSFVVRIRDLGDNPIHVRWIFHDWMWRVTAIYD
- a CDS encoding triphosphatase, with protein sequence MSTETELKLSLPVEALSQVAQLSVVRHHTQSHGSQTHLTNTYYDTPDQRLAAVGIALRVRRIGERWIQTVKTAGTTCAGMHSRNEWEWEIPEHVLSLDLCDAEPEIAEAFADPTLRTTLQPLFTTDFWRTAWLLTFPDGSSIELVADHGKVSAAERDTLICELELELKDGSLARLYEVAHALAEALPLRLEDASKAARGYALLEPPAPPYSTQS
- a CDS encoding triphosphatase yields the protein MRVATRRLRSCLELFRSLVPRTASSGVDAEIRWLTGELGPARDWDVFINETLLALARHFPDHVALKALTTAAERVRARTYQTAQAAVRSSRYTRLLLGIGAWHTRRDWRDLIGPERCQNLEHPVEWFAANLLTQGHTRVQKWGQNFAQLTPEERHHLRILCKRLRYAGEFFIDLYPDSGGRSYLRAVAGLQDVLGALNDATVTRRLLTELEIPPEDPAIHLVLGWKAAMTEQHLAHFDSAWSNFCDQPHFWK